From a single Sphaeramia orbicularis chromosome 4, fSphaOr1.1, whole genome shotgun sequence genomic region:
- the LOC115418114 gene encoding fibrous sheath CABYR-binding protein isoform X1, which produces MEQDDTLDFKALRAKFQDEEVLLKQPKIKPALPEKPKVVPPPQSPPHYLPAGARPSLLTSINQTLEGKTPVTPRVIFKDEKKESKKPLTQTNSKTKDKSDGKVKAGKDKTKASKEKLNDESSDQKQKKETSKEKKHSSKESSAELVPAAPPPKATTSKKKGFLGFKKSAKRESVEIPAEPILDTPTAEVSGPIPLIPVPSEFSETSPEPVISVPEVPPPDIPTLPDSSAAEEMTPPSTTPASPEFTPPPVVIPEIPSPQVLTPESESPALQVSRPASQNETIPGPPPTLTPTPPPPCADQAVSTPPVASTPSPLPPEPEIPAVEDVPAIDMGEMEIPSPLVIDPPPLPPSPKIERPISALSALERAEDMSPGKRTPPGDQRIFNALEKARRKSSLPKNTSTAFSVTPPPEELPLTRSLPELPPIDYEDRAGNAPPPKPQQINGFDHLLSPVLEGITEEGSNDIPELLVVPPPPPKKPLPDPESLGPAPEKATRPPSVDLSTFIPPPLVENAAEMPAPPLEFLETDTDVGGQTDVPEFDDMTSDAHSPELPVSEWGNGEYASSDTVDGQNLPELHSNGTTLPVEEVQAAPVFDEEYQDNPLPDTSVPASPDSLVPAGAQVVSINNTYASTENVYEDVTMSATKKKGKNDGGKKRKGPPKNPYAEAPEMTEEKTKTGRFSRGDKKAAAEGPDEKELKKKEKQRLEKEKKELKEKQEREKKEQKEREKKENELKKKFKITGQEDTMYQATVTVTTKGRKNDLPVKSGDVISIIRTTNCPKGKWLARDGSNNYGYVAVDHVELDIKEMLELGKKAAVSRKSSSNNVIEPEVTSTGSRASNHYPLSAESFTDDSEEWTCDDDEPISPVDNTDSLAPLSHTRTLSMPDMGTKDLPINHQHSHSDLSADSSHVQARHEALQKLATFFHVPKPAAPTASTSEPETSPVLEKEEEIHLPEASSTQEMDFENPDLLILPPPDLYADLTVE; this is translated from the exons ATGGAACAG GACGACACATTAGATTTCAAAGCTCTGAGGGCCAAGTTCCAGGATGAAGAAGTTCTCCTGAAGCAGCCCAAAATCAAACCCGCTCTCCCAGAGAAACCCAAGGTGGTCCCCCCTCCACAGAGCCCCCCTCATTACCTTCCTGCAGGAGCACGCCCCTCCTTACTCACCTCCATCAACCAGACACTGGAAGGAAAGACCCCGGTCACCCCCAGAGTGATCTTTAAGGATGAGAAGAAGGAGAGCAAGAAGCCACTGACACAGACTAACTCTAAGACAAAAGACAAGAGTGATGGGAAGGTAAAAGCTGGGAAAGACAAGACGAAAGCAAGCAAAGAAAAGCTAAATGACGAGTCATCGGACCAGAAGCAGAAAAAAGAGACGAGTAAAGAAAAGAAGCATTCGTCTAAGGAGAGCTCTGCAGAGCTGGTGCCGGCCGCACCTCCCCCTAAAGCCACAACATCAAAGAAGAAGGGCTTCCTGGGCTTCAAAAAGTCAGCAAAGAGAGAGTCAGTGGAGATTCCAGCTGAGCCCATCCTGGACACCCCCACCGCAGAGGTGTCTGGACCCATCCCACTCATCCCTGTGCCTTCGGAGTTTAGTGAAACCTCCCCAGAGCCGGTAATCTCTGTACCAGAAGTGCCCCCACCGGACATTCCCACTTTGCCTGATTCCAGTGCTGCAGAGGAGATGACCCCACCCTCCACCACCCCTGCCTCCCCTGAATTCACCCCCCCTCCTGTCGTTATCCCTGAGATACCATCTCCTCAAGTCCTGACCCCTGAGAGTGAAAGTCCTGCTTTACAGGTTTCCAGGCCAGCAAGTCAGAATGAAACCATTCCCGGCCCACCACCCACTTTAACCCCAACGCCCCCTCCCCCTTGTGCAGACCAGGCTGTTTCTACCCCTCCAGTGGCTTCCACTCCATCTCCACTGCCTCCTGAGCCTGAAATCCCAGCTGTAGAAGATGTACCGGCAATAGACATGGGTGAAATGGAGATCCCCTCTCCTCTAGTCATAGACCCCCCGCCCCTTCCACCATCTCCCAAAATTGAGCGCCCAATTTCGGCTCTGTCCGCCCTGGAGAGAGCAGAAGACATGAGTCCAGGAAAGAGGACCCCGCCAGGCGACCAGAGGATCTTCAATGCTCTGGAGAAGGCACGCAGGAAGTCAAG CCTACCGAAAAACACCAGCACAGCCTTCTCTGTTACCCCACCTCCAGAAGAGCTTCCTCTGACCCGCTCCCTCCCAGAACTCCCACCTATTGATTATGAGGATCGGGCTGGGAACGCCCCCCCGCCAAAACCACAGCAAATCAACGGCTTCGACCACCTTC TCTCTCCAGTGTTGGAGGGCATCACAGAGGAGGGGTCCAACGACATCCCAGAGCTGCTGGTTGTTCCCCCTCCTCCACCCAAGAAGCCCCTCCCTGACCCCGAGTCTCTGGGTCCAGCTCCAGAAAAAGCTACCAGACCCCCGTCAGTCGACCTGAGTACCTTCATCCCCCCTCCTCTAGTAGAAAATG CTGCAGAAATGCCAGCCCCTCCTCTTGAATTCTTAGAAACAGACACTGACGTCGGGGGACAAACTGATGTCCCTGAGTTTGACGATATGACTTCAGATGCTCATTCTCCAGAGCTGCCGGTGTCGGAGTGGGGCAACGGGGAGTACGCCAGTTCAGATACTGTAGACGGACAGAACCTTCCAGAGCTTCATAGTAATGGGACAACTCTCCCCGTAGAAGAAGTCCAAGCAGCCCCTGTTTTTGACGAGGAATACCAAGATAATCCACTCCCTGACACGTCCGTCCCTGCCTCTCCTGACTCTTTAGTACCAGCAGG GGCCCAAGTAGTATCTATCAATAACACCTATGCGAGTACAGAAAATGTATATGAGGATGTAACTATGTCTGCAaccaaaaagaaaggaaagaatgaTGGAGGCAAGAAACGCAAAGGACCGCCTAAGA ATCCATATGCTGAGGCACCAGAGATG ACTGAAGAGAAAACCAAGACAGGCAGGTTCAGCAG GGGCGACAAGAAAGCTGCTGCTGAAGGACCAGATGAAAAGGAgctgaaaaagaaagagaagcaACGTctggaaaaggagaagaaggagctGAAGGAGAAACAGGAAAGGGAAAAGAAAGAgcagaaagagagggagaagaaAGAAAATGAGCTGAAGAAGAAATTCAAA ATCACAGGACAGGAGGACACCATGTACCAGGCGACAGTAACTGTAACAACAAAGGGACGTAAGAACGATCTGCCGGTCAAGAGCGGAGACGTCATCAGTATCATCCGAACAACCAACTGTCCCAAAGGGAAATGGCTGGCCAGGGACGGCAGCAACAACT ATGGGTATGTTGCCGTGGATCACGTGGAGCTGGATATTAAGGAGATGTTGGAGCTGGGAAAGAAAGCTGCAGTCTCCCGAAAGAGCAGCAGCAACAATGTTATTGAGCCAGAGGTCACGAGCACTGGGAGCAG AGCCTCAAATCACTACCCACTATCAGCAGAGAGCT TTACAGATGACAGCGAGGAATGGACATGTGATGACGATGAACCAATATCTCCTGTTGACAATACAGATTCACTGGCTCCACT GAGCCACACCAGGACACTCTCCATGCCAGATATGG
- the LOC115418114 gene encoding fibrous sheath CABYR-binding protein isoform X2, which translates to MEQDDTLDFKALRAKFQDEEVLLKQPKIKPALPEKPKVVPPPQSPPHYLPAGARPSLLTSINQTLEGKTPVTPRVIFKDEKKESKKPLTQTNSKTKDKSDGKVKAGKDKTKASKEKLNDESSDQKQKKETSKEKKHSSKESSAELVPAAPPPKATTSKKKGFLGFKKSAKRESVEIPAEPILDTPTAEVSGPIPLIPVPSEFSETSPEPVISVPEVPPPDIPTLPDSSAAEEMTPPSTTPASPEFTPPPVVIPEIPSPQVLTPESESPALQVSRPASQNETIPGPPPTLTPTPPPPCADQAVSTPPVASTPSPLPPEPEIPAVEDVPAIDMGEMEIPSPLVIDPPPLPPSPKIERPISALSALERAEDMSPGKRTPPGDQRIFNALEKARRKSSLPKNTSTAFSVTPPPEELPLTRSLPELPPIDYEDRAGNAPPPKPQQINGFDHLLSPVLEGITEEGSNDIPELLVVPPPPPKKPLPDPESLGPAPEKATRPPSVDLSTFIPPPLVENAAEMPAPPLEFLETDTDVGGQTDVPEFDDMTSDAHSPELPVSEWGNGEYASSDTVDGQNLPELHSNGTTLPVEEVQAAPVFDEEYQDNPLPDTSVPASPDSLVPAGAQVVSINNTYASTENVYEDVTMSATKKKGKNDGGKKRKGPPKNPYAEAPEMTEEKTKTGRFSRGDKKAAAEGPDEKELKKKEKQRLEKEKKELKEKQEREKKEQKEREKKENELKKKFKITGQEDTMYQATVTVTTKGRKNDLPVKSGDVISIIRTTNCPKGKWLARDGSNNYGYVAVDHVELDIKEMLELGKKAAVSRKSSSNNVIEPEVTSTGSRASNHYPLSAESYDSEEWTCDDDEPISPVDNTDSLAPLSHTRTLSMPDMGTKDLPINHQHSHSDLSADSSHVQARHEALQKLATFFHVPKPAAPTASTSEPETSPVLEKEEEIHLPEASSTQEMDFENPDLLILPPPDLYADLTVE; encoded by the exons ATGGAACAG GACGACACATTAGATTTCAAAGCTCTGAGGGCCAAGTTCCAGGATGAAGAAGTTCTCCTGAAGCAGCCCAAAATCAAACCCGCTCTCCCAGAGAAACCCAAGGTGGTCCCCCCTCCACAGAGCCCCCCTCATTACCTTCCTGCAGGAGCACGCCCCTCCTTACTCACCTCCATCAACCAGACACTGGAAGGAAAGACCCCGGTCACCCCCAGAGTGATCTTTAAGGATGAGAAGAAGGAGAGCAAGAAGCCACTGACACAGACTAACTCTAAGACAAAAGACAAGAGTGATGGGAAGGTAAAAGCTGGGAAAGACAAGACGAAAGCAAGCAAAGAAAAGCTAAATGACGAGTCATCGGACCAGAAGCAGAAAAAAGAGACGAGTAAAGAAAAGAAGCATTCGTCTAAGGAGAGCTCTGCAGAGCTGGTGCCGGCCGCACCTCCCCCTAAAGCCACAACATCAAAGAAGAAGGGCTTCCTGGGCTTCAAAAAGTCAGCAAAGAGAGAGTCAGTGGAGATTCCAGCTGAGCCCATCCTGGACACCCCCACCGCAGAGGTGTCTGGACCCATCCCACTCATCCCTGTGCCTTCGGAGTTTAGTGAAACCTCCCCAGAGCCGGTAATCTCTGTACCAGAAGTGCCCCCACCGGACATTCCCACTTTGCCTGATTCCAGTGCTGCAGAGGAGATGACCCCACCCTCCACCACCCCTGCCTCCCCTGAATTCACCCCCCCTCCTGTCGTTATCCCTGAGATACCATCTCCTCAAGTCCTGACCCCTGAGAGTGAAAGTCCTGCTTTACAGGTTTCCAGGCCAGCAAGTCAGAATGAAACCATTCCCGGCCCACCACCCACTTTAACCCCAACGCCCCCTCCCCCTTGTGCAGACCAGGCTGTTTCTACCCCTCCAGTGGCTTCCACTCCATCTCCACTGCCTCCTGAGCCTGAAATCCCAGCTGTAGAAGATGTACCGGCAATAGACATGGGTGAAATGGAGATCCCCTCTCCTCTAGTCATAGACCCCCCGCCCCTTCCACCATCTCCCAAAATTGAGCGCCCAATTTCGGCTCTGTCCGCCCTGGAGAGAGCAGAAGACATGAGTCCAGGAAAGAGGACCCCGCCAGGCGACCAGAGGATCTTCAATGCTCTGGAGAAGGCACGCAGGAAGTCAAG CCTACCGAAAAACACCAGCACAGCCTTCTCTGTTACCCCACCTCCAGAAGAGCTTCCTCTGACCCGCTCCCTCCCAGAACTCCCACCTATTGATTATGAGGATCGGGCTGGGAACGCCCCCCCGCCAAAACCACAGCAAATCAACGGCTTCGACCACCTTC TCTCTCCAGTGTTGGAGGGCATCACAGAGGAGGGGTCCAACGACATCCCAGAGCTGCTGGTTGTTCCCCCTCCTCCACCCAAGAAGCCCCTCCCTGACCCCGAGTCTCTGGGTCCAGCTCCAGAAAAAGCTACCAGACCCCCGTCAGTCGACCTGAGTACCTTCATCCCCCCTCCTCTAGTAGAAAATG CTGCAGAAATGCCAGCCCCTCCTCTTGAATTCTTAGAAACAGACACTGACGTCGGGGGACAAACTGATGTCCCTGAGTTTGACGATATGACTTCAGATGCTCATTCTCCAGAGCTGCCGGTGTCGGAGTGGGGCAACGGGGAGTACGCCAGTTCAGATACTGTAGACGGACAGAACCTTCCAGAGCTTCATAGTAATGGGACAACTCTCCCCGTAGAAGAAGTCCAAGCAGCCCCTGTTTTTGACGAGGAATACCAAGATAATCCACTCCCTGACACGTCCGTCCCTGCCTCTCCTGACTCTTTAGTACCAGCAGG GGCCCAAGTAGTATCTATCAATAACACCTATGCGAGTACAGAAAATGTATATGAGGATGTAACTATGTCTGCAaccaaaaagaaaggaaagaatgaTGGAGGCAAGAAACGCAAAGGACCGCCTAAGA ATCCATATGCTGAGGCACCAGAGATG ACTGAAGAGAAAACCAAGACAGGCAGGTTCAGCAG GGGCGACAAGAAAGCTGCTGCTGAAGGACCAGATGAAAAGGAgctgaaaaagaaagagaagcaACGTctggaaaaggagaagaaggagctGAAGGAGAAACAGGAAAGGGAAAAGAAAGAgcagaaagagagggagaagaaAGAAAATGAGCTGAAGAAGAAATTCAAA ATCACAGGACAGGAGGACACCATGTACCAGGCGACAGTAACTGTAACAACAAAGGGACGTAAGAACGATCTGCCGGTCAAGAGCGGAGACGTCATCAGTATCATCCGAACAACCAACTGTCCCAAAGGGAAATGGCTGGCCAGGGACGGCAGCAACAACT ATGGGTATGTTGCCGTGGATCACGTGGAGCTGGATATTAAGGAGATGTTGGAGCTGGGAAAGAAAGCTGCAGTCTCCCGAAAGAGCAGCAGCAACAATGTTATTGAGCCAGAGGTCACGAGCACTGGGAGCAG AGCCTCAAATCACTACCCACTATCAGCAGAGAGCT ATGACAGCGAGGAATGGACATGTGATGACGATGAACCAATATCTCCTGTTGACAATACAGATTCACTGGCTCCACT GAGCCACACCAGGACACTCTCCATGCCAGATATGG